A window of the Henckelia pumila isolate YLH828 chromosome 3, ASM3356847v2, whole genome shotgun sequence genome harbors these coding sequences:
- the LOC140890152 gene encoding uncharacterized protein produces the protein MDVTATPMETLLKRFQLFKLPTLKGAENAVDCESWLEDIDQLFDSLDYSDDHRISLVVHQLQEFYKRFFPISYRKDKGAEFATLRQGNLNIEEYVAKFDSLLKFVPHIADNEEKKTDQFINGLKPEIFTLVNTRRPDNFVDAMNQAKGAEADTGASHSFISKQFVLMHALPSEPLPAIVVVTSPLGGGIVSMKLVRNCELCFEWNMIELDFIVLGL, from the exons ATGGATGTCACTGCGACGCCaatggaaaccttactgaagaggtttcagttgtTCAAACTGCCAACGTTGAAGGGTGCCGAGAATGCAGTtgattgtgagagttggttggaggacattgatcagttgttcgattctctCGACTACTCAGACGATCATCGTATCTCGTTAGTTGTTCATCAGCTTCAGG AGTTCTACAAACGCTTCTTCCCAATCTCGTATAGAAAAGATAAAGGGGCCGAATTTGCtactttgaggcaagggaatttgaatattgaagagtacgtggccaAGTTCGATAGCCTGTTGAAATTTGTGCCGCACATTGCCGataatgaagaaaaaaaaaccgatcagttcattaatggcttgaaacCCGAGATCTTTACTTTGGTTAATACTAGAAGGCCCGATAATTTTGTCGATGCTATGAATCAAGCCAAAGGAGCCGAAGCAG atacgggtgcatctcattcatttATATCTAAGcaatttgttttgatgcatgccttgccttcTGAGCCTTTACCTGCTATAGTtgttgttacttcacctttgggtggaggaattgtttctatgAAATTGGTTcgaaactgtgaactttgttttgaatgGAATATGATTGAATTGGATTTCATTGTACTTGGATTAtaa